The following proteins are encoded in a genomic region of Dasypus novemcinctus isolate mDasNov1 chromosome 21, mDasNov1.1.hap2, whole genome shotgun sequence:
- the C21H17orf67 gene encoding uncharacterized protein C17orf67 homolog isoform X2, with product MKRLVLLVLALILLAFFSEASPILKEKQAKQLLRSRRQDRPSKPGFPDEPMREYMHHLLRLEHRAEEQFLEHWLNPHCKPHCDRNVVHPV from the exons ATGAAGAGATTGGTTTTGCTTGTGCTCGCGCTCATCTTACTGGCTTTCTTCTCAG AAGCCTCCCCGATTCTGAAGGAAAAGCAGGCCAAACAGCTCCTGAGATCCCGGAGACAGGACAGACCAAGCAAACCCGGATTCCCAGACGAGCCCATGCGG GAGTACATGCACCACCTGCTCCGCCTGGAGCACCGCGCCGAGGAGCAGTTCCTGGAGCACTGGCTGAATCCTCACTGCAAGCCCCACTGCGACAGGAATGTCGTCCACCCCGTGTAA
- the C21H17orf67 gene encoding uncharacterized protein C17orf67 homolog isoform X1 translates to MEPELRVPENPQGASPPLSEASPILKEKQAKQLLRSRRQDRPSKPGFPDEPMREYMHHLLRLEHRAEEQFLEHWLNPHCKPHCDRNVVHPV, encoded by the exons ATGGAGCCTGAACTCCGTGTACCTGAGAATCCTCAAGGCGCCTCACCCCCTCTTTCAGAAGCCTCCCCGATTCTGAAGGAAAAGCAGGCCAAACAGCTCCTGAGATCCCGGAGACAGGACAGACCAAGCAAACCCGGATTCCCAGACGAGCCCATGCGG GAGTACATGCACCACCTGCTCCGCCTGGAGCACCGCGCCGAGGAGCAGTTCCTGGAGCACTGGCTGAATCCTCACTGCAAGCCCCACTGCGACAGGAATGTCGTCCACCCCGTGTAA